The genomic stretch GACCCCAGCCGCACCCTCGTGGAGATCTCTCCCCACGTGgacctctctctcctgctcactTGAGTGTGTGTTGGTGCCTGGGTTTGTAAGGGCAATATTCAATGTATTTAGCAACATGCTCTGCCTGTGGAGAATGCTTAGTCAGAGTGGACACTGGTGGGCCTGGTGGAGGATGTTGGAGGCCTCTGACAGCCAGTGTTGGCCCTTTAGTTGCTGGAAGGTTGGGGGCCCTGGTGGGGTAGCAGAAAGCACTTGGGGAGCCGTAGGGTGGGAATATTTGAACGCCTCGTACAGCTGGCTGTCAGTCAGTGGGTGTGCCCCTGGGGTGCGCTCACACCTGTATGCTGGCCTGGTGTCCCACCCCCTGGTCCAGAAAATGGGTGTCTTTTCATGTGGGGGCTGAACAGGGGAGGGCGTAGAGACCAGAGGACATAAGGGTCCTGGGTGCCCAGTCCCAGCCTGGCGACCCCACAACTGCCTCTTCTGTTCTCACAAGCCTTGTGCCCTTTGTCCTCATGTCCTGTCACCAGAGGGGGAGCCAAGATTCTAACCCAAAGGGACTTCATGGTCCTGGCCTAGAGGTCCCACACTGTAGTCCCCcgagcccaggcccctcccactgtcCCTAAGGGGACCTCAGCCCCTTTCCCTGTGAGACCCAAcctttttgcttttccctttcgATTTGCTCTTGTGATTGCTGTTCTTGGTCATCACAGCGgccacctcttcctccttcctctcctcttctgagCCTGTGGAAGCACCTGGAACAGAGTGGGACAAGCCTCTTAACCCTGGCAGAGTACTTCGTGGTTTGCAAAGTGCTTCTAAAAGCCATGTGTCTCTTGGACCCTTCCCACAGCCACGGGAGAGTAACCCCATATAACTATTATCAGAGTCTCTGAAAGTCAAAGACAcctgcctgaggccacacagcgaTTAAAATGGTGGTCAAGGTGGCCCCACGTCTTCTGACTCTAGAGCCCACACCCCTACCCTACACTGTGCCCCAGTGCCCCACCCCAGGACTGCCTCTCACGTCATGACTCCAGAGGCCACTGCCACACACCTTTCTCCTTCAGAGCCCTCTCCGCTGGGCCATCGTCCCCAACGAGAAACAAGGCTGCTGGGGTCTTCTGCGCTCTGGCCGAGCTCACTGGGGGGTCCTTGTCAGCTTCCCCAGaccctgtgtgtatatgtgaagGGTCACAACCCCCACCGCACCCAGAGTCCCCTGTTCCTCCAGAGACCTGTCTCACCTTTCTTCTTGGTCTTTCTCATCTTGGCCCCTTCCCCTGCTGGCACCTTCTTCTTCATGGGCAGAGGTTTTGGTGGGGGGACAGGGCTTCCCAGGTCTCCTGGAAATGAAGGGTGGGGGTTAGGTCATCCCTAGGGAGGAAAAGCCCTGACCGGGCACCGAGTCTGCTGTCTGCTGTGCTCGCCTCTGAGCCTGGGTGCACAAAGACTCACACTGGGTTTTAAAAAGgactaacccccccccccccctctctgccctcccgtGTTCACAGAGCaccctgggtggggcaggggtggtgtgGGGGGCACACGTTGGCCTATGTCCTGAGGACCACAGGGGAAGAACCCAGCAGAGGAGGAGGCTTTCAGGTCCAGGCACTGGGTCACTTTGACGTTTCAGCTCCTGTGCATCCATGAGACCCCTTAAGCCCCGAAGGGCAGGGCTAGTTCCCCCTGTCTGTGAGCTCCCTCTGTGCTGCAGACACCCACCCTTCAGACCCCGGGCCCgggccctcctctccttcctgtctgcaGAAGCCTTCTCTGCAGGGGGCTTCTTGGGAGGCAGAgggattttctctttcttttcctcctcctcttcctcttcctcttcctggccctcctcttcctcctcgtcATCCTCTGTAGGTAGAAACTCCTCATAATGGGGTTGGGGTGGGCCCCATTTTTGGGGAGCCCAGCCCCTCCAGATTGGTGCAAGAGAGGAGTGAGCACATGGGGTAGGAGGCTTTCCTTCTCGGACGGGAACAGGAGGAAAGGAGTTCCCGCAGCTTCCCCAAAGAATGGGGGTGACCCCAGAATCTTCGGAGGTGTCCGAGTCGGGAGAGGGTGCTGCGGTTTGGGAGTCCTGTTCCGGGAAAAcgcccttctccccagcccttccGCTCCCTCTCGGGGACCCTCACCTGCTCGCCCATCTCCTCCGCCTCCGCTTCTCCCTCTCGGCCGCTTTCGCGGCACCTGCGCTGTTCCCGGCGCATCCCTTCCTGACCTTGAGCCAGACCCACTGGGCTACCTCTGCCCCTAGCTACAGTTTAAGTCAAATCCgttaacccctctgtgcctcctttcccccaccccgagaaagggagaaagaacaagagaattaaGTGTTTTTCTGGCTCAGAGACAAAGTCGGAGAAGCGGGGGATGTTTTCCGTTCTCTGCTTCCCCCTGCCTGCTGCGCGGACCAGCCCCTTCGCCCCCCTCCACTCCGCCCGGTGCCGACCCTTCCCTCGGGCCCTCTCTCACCGTCCTCTGCTCCCGGGGCTCCGGCCACCAGGAAGGTTTCTCGGGGGTCGCGCTTCTTGGCCGCGGGGTCCCTGAGGAACTTGGTGCAGACGGTCTGCGGCGCCCCGGCCTCCGCGGGCTCCTGGCGCGgcctccccctccgccccgcTGAGCCGGAGGCGCGTGTCAGCAGCGCCGACCCGCCTCCGACAGCCCCCGGCCTTGGCCTTGggggcccctccctctcctgacCCTCGCGGTCCCCCGGGCTCTGTTTCCACCATCGACACTGCTCTCCGGCTTTCATTCATCCCTCCACACCCCacacccgcccctgcccctgccccgctccCCCTTCGGTCCCCCTCGTCCCGCCGCCCCGGACCGccctcagctccctccctcctggtGCCTCACCCTGGGGGGCGCCCCCCGGCTCAGCCCCCCGCCTGCCTCCAGGTCTCCTGGGCTTGGGTCCCGCAGGGCAGGGGGGCTCCGGGGCGTCGGCCCTCTTCCTCAACTTCGGTCCCCGGGCAGGCCGCTGCGAGGTGCGGGgtcaggaggaagaagaggaagggaagcgGCCCGGAGGGCTGCCTGTCACCCTCTAATCCCTTGAGTCGCCAGAAATAACCACGGATTATCCGGAGGGGAACTGTAGCCTCCTTGTTGGGACGAGGAAGGATGACCCTCCCATGCACCACGGCCCAAGTTCCTCCCCCGACGCTCCATGCCCCCAAAAACCCCTttccacaaacaaacaaacaaacaaacaaacaaacaaacaacccccttCAGGGAAGCATGCCCCTAGACTCTGCTGAgggcacccccactcccaggtcCCCTACCCTACTTGGCCTGCAGTGGGGGGACCCTTCTGCCTCTTTTCCAAGCGGGGGTGACATACCTGCCTGGGGCGCCGCTGGACCTCGGGGCTCCCCTCTTCCTCCGCAGGCCCACTTCGGGAAGCAAAGTAACCAGTCcgtctcccttccctttccctgcccttcccagcccctccacgTGGGTGCCCCGGGGTTCAGGTGGACAGCCGGGGACTTCCCGCACCTGTCTGAGGCCCACACCTCCCGGAGGGTGTCGTCCTGCAGCGGCATGGTGCGTCCGCCTGCCTGCACCCAGGTCCGCGGCCAGCCTGCATTCCAGGGGCCTGGCCACCGGCCCCAGCTAATCCGGGCTCAACTTCACCCCGCCTCCCTCTGGCTCGAGAAGGTGGGGGCCCGCAGCGCTGTGAGAGTGCTCCTGCCTGCGAACCCCGCCCCCACCGGGCCCAAGCTGCGAGGGAAGAGGCTGAGACCTCAATTTCTTCTCAGACCCCCAGCACCTGGAGGGTGGCATCACTGTaccagcaccgccccccccccccccgacccccggcTTTGCGTTACAGTTATCCACTTGTAATTTGTCGGTGTCAAAGGGGTGTGGGAAGAAAACATTAGATCAGATCCTATATCTTTACTTTTCATAAAACTaaggtttagccctggctggtgtggcccagtggattgaacGCCTGCCTGTGAACGGAAAGGCTGCTGGTTCCGTTGAAAGgctgttggttcaattcccagtcagggcgcaggcctgggttgcaggccgggggccccagtgggggggcatgtgagaggcaactgcacactgatgtttctctccctctcttcttcccttcccctgtctctaaaaataaataaataaaaatctttaaacaaatctagaatttactaatatttaatacatatgaATTGACAGAAGTAGGCGtatatactttataaagaaaTATGCCTATGTGATGggtatacatttacatattttttaccGACAGGGGacatgcttttttaaatattcagagacAGAGACGCAGTGCAGTGTGGCTAATGTCATGAGAGAGGCTTGGTGCGGCCCGAGGAAGCCCAGGGGGCTGCCCAGGGGGTGGGCGTCTGCAGCCTGACGGGTCACTTGGAAGATAAGTGGGAGCTCCACAGGCGAATAAAAGTGGGGAGGGCTATGCGGAAAGGGAAGAGGCAGATGAGAGTCTTGGACGTTGGGGATGGCCAGATGTATCCAAAGGTCTGTCATCTCCGGCATGGTCACCCCGAGCCCAAGCCCTGAGCTCTGCCTCATCAGAGCTGAGCGTCCCCGAGTGACTTCGCCTCTCTGGGCCTTCATTCGTCATTCCTAAAGTGGTTCGATAAGCTTGTGCGGCTAAACGAGGTGCCAAGTGGAAACTGCATGCGCTGATGTTCTGTGTTTCCACGTAATCCGTTTCCCCAGCATTTCCAGCACAGCTTGACACAGTTGGGGTTCATTTTCTGAGTGAGGGAATTAATGGGTGTATCtgtatttcctttgtttcacaCATGGGTCCATCCAGTGAGATAGGGTAGAGATTGCCTCCATTTTataggtggagaaactgaggcttagtgagAGGAACTGACTTGTTCAGTGTCGGCCAGATCCTGATGTCGCTGAGCCGGGGCTCGAATCCAGAGCTGTCTGCTGTCAGAGCTTTGCGGGAAAGCTCTGCTAAAATGTGCACATTTTATAGTCGCAGGTTTAGAGGAGGGGTTGAATAGAGAAAggctttttgtctttctttattcCTTGGCCCACCTGACCAAGATGGTGCCATaattaatctttctaaaatgctacTTCTTCAGTCGACACCTTTGCTAAAAATATGCACTGACTTTATATTGCCTAAGGTTCAAGTTTGAATGTGCTGAGTTGGCATTCAAGGCTCTCCCTGACTGGGTCTCAATCTGCCATTCCAACTACAGGGATGGCTCAAACCCTACTCTCCAGCTTCAGAGGTTTACTtggtgcttttatttcttctctcctccatGCTCTTCCTCATGCTGGCCCTCCTTGGAATGCGTTCACTATTCCACAAAACCTACCCAACTAACTCCACCGAGCTCTTAAGTCTCCTCCTCCAAGATTCTCCAGTCCTCACTTGCCTCTGAATGTGTAATAACAACAGGATTTACTGACCACCTTCCGTGTGTCAGGCCCCTTGCTGCcatcctctctccacctcccaacAACATTTGTGAGGCAGATGTTAGCCCTGACATCAGAAGACGGGAACTCACAGCTGAAGTGGAGGCTGGTCCACAGGTATTTCCCGGGCGCCAGCCACGGACGCTCAGTGATAGACAAAGGGTGTggtccctgccttcctggagctcACACGCTTGTGAGAAAGCTGGTAAAGATGTAAATACACAGTCAGCTACAATGATCACACTATTATTAATTGTAATAAATGTCAAGAAGGGAAAGAACTGGATTCCAAGAGAACAGCGGGTGAGGTCCAGTCTGGACTTAAGACAGACAAGGCTGTCTGAGAGGGGAATTTTTACACTGAGACCTGAAGGGCTTCAAAGACGGGACAGAGAATGTTCCACACATAGGGCACAGCTTAAGCAAAATGTTTCTAGGCAGCAAAGAACTTAGCACAATGGAGCAGTGCCACCCGCTTGACCAGGGTAAGAGTAGACGTGCCTAGGACCCTTACTTCAGAGAGGCTGAGAGTCGGAAACTCCAATCAAATATGTAACTAAGATCCTCAGGTGCCCTGGGCTGCAGCTGACCCCACAGGCAGGAAACCTAAATGTCTGCATCCGAACATTGCGCCAGGCCCCAGGGAACGCGTCTCCACGCCTCCTGCCCACTGTTCTCCGAACCGAAGGTGTATGTCTGCCCTGGACGGCAGGGACGGACACAGCTTTGCAGTGCGGGGAGAAGCTCTTAAGTgaacaaaaagataaattcatTTCTTAAATCTTCCCTCTCAGGTTGCATGGTGTGATAGATACATGCATAACAAgtgtccattttcttcttttcacagtTCGTAGGTTCTCATGAATTAGCGAGGTCTTTGTAACAGTGCACGTGGCAGCCAAGGACGTTGGCCCCTTTGAACAGTTCACGTGACCCCGCAGCTTCCCTGTACTTGTGTCTGGACGCCCAAGTGCAGCAAGGTGCAGTTCCTCACACCGGCCACCAGGGGGACGCTGGGTGCTCTTTTGGGACTAGTTCTAGAAATATTTAATGCGATGGAATTAAAATTTCCCAAACCATTTAAATTTGATTAATTTTTGATACTCATTAATTATAAActatatttacctttttatcttaatatgtaattttgaatatattgaaaaagtcacttttgaaagcaggtaaaaataattttaatttaaaaatcttttaatatttacttttgagGACAATGCATTCAAATTTTGTATGATTTGAatgcaattacatttttaaaaaatcctttgagACTTGGCTGATTGGCTCTGTCGGCTGGAGTATCATacaaaaaaggttgtgggtttgatctcctgtcagggcacatacttagattGCGGGTTtgagatgtctgtctgtctgtctctctctctctccctccccctccctcctccctccctccctgcctccctccctcccttcccccctccctctttctctaaagtcagtaaacatATGTTCAGTTtaggatcaaaaagaaaaaatcctttgaggacttccagacaagatggaggcataggtagatacactttgcctctttgaacaaccaaaagaaggacaacaataaatttaaaaacaaaaaaataactagaactcccagaaaattgaactgtatggaaggctgataacaaggagttaaaaaaaaacattcttccAGACTCATAGGAAGGGATGccaggcagccagggaggagaggaattgtggcaaggtggcagctggcagactggtggtcacacatttgcatgtggataaactggaaggaacaactggggagtgagacagaccacacaacccagggttccagtataggaaaataaagcctcaaaacttctggctgtaaaatcctgtagaggttgcagcagtgggagaaactcccagtctcacaggaagtttcgttggagagacccaaaggatcccagaatgaacacaaaccctctcacctgggaatcagcaccagaagggcccaatttgtttgtgggtagtggaggaagtgacagaaagccagcagagagcccagcaagcagcactgttacttctctgaccccttccccacatgcagcaccacagcacagagatgtgggttgctccgccctggtgaatacctaaggctccaccccttactatgtaagaggtgtgctgagacaatgaaatatggcccaagtgaaagaacagatcaaaattccaaaaatagagctaagcaaagaagagatagccaacctatcaggatgctcacagaaatgattgagtatggttgtaaaatagaggaagaagtgaaggctatacaaagtaaaataaagaaaaatatacagggcaccaacagtgaagggaaggaaactgggattcaaatcaacagtttggacaagaaggaagaaataaattcaaccagaacagaatgaagaaacaagaattcagaaaagtgaggagaggctcaagaacctctgggacaactttaaatgtttcaacatgcgaatcataggggtgacagaaggagaagaggaagagtaaggaacggaaaacttatttggaaaaataatgagggagaacttccccaatctggcaaaggaaatagacttccaggaagtccaggaagttcagagtcccaaagaacttgtacCTGAGGAAgcactcaccaaggcacatcaaactAACAGTACCCAAGATGAAAGGTAagaagagaatctgaaaagcagcaaggggaaaggagtcagttacctacaaaggagttcccataagacttctcaaaagaaaccttgcaggcaaaaagaggctggaaagaagtattcaaagtcatgagaggcaaaGACATACATCCGAGttgactctatccaacaaagctatcatgtagaatggaagcgcacataaagtgcttcccagataaggtcaagttaaaggagtttgtcattgccaaacccttattatatgaaatgttaaggaacttatctaagaaaaagaagatgaccaaaagTATTagaagtaaaatgacaacgaattcacaactatcaacaactgaacctaaaaaacaaaaactaaaataaactacACAAACAGCTAGAGCAGGAAcggaatcacagacatggagatcacatggaggattatcagtgaaGAAGGGGTTggggaagaataggggaaaaggtacagggaacaagaagcataaatggtaggtacaaaatagacagggggaggttaagaatagcataggaaaccgagaagccaaagaacttatgtgtacgacccatggacatgaactaagggggtggggaatggtgattgcaggggtcatccaggatggaggggaataaaggggagataaaaatgggacaactgtaatagcataatcaataaaatacacttaaagaaATTCTTTGAGAACTAATACGGGTCCAGATCATGACAGGGACAGAAAGTAGCTAAGGAGaactcagaaaagaatgaaaagaaacttcTAGGTTTGGTGGGGCCAGAGTGGTGAACCTGAGTGGGGAACTTAGAGGCAGTGTGAATGTTCAGATTCGGGTCAGGGGAGGATTGAAGACCAGACATCAAACTTTTGGTTAAAATGAGGGTCCGTTTAGGGTGGGAGTCAGAGCAGGAGCACAGACAACTTCTAGTACCTTCTGACCTGACACCAGTGCCCCAGgcctttctccaaagaaaaccaGACTTGAGGCTCTACAGTTACACCTTGTTTTGGTCTAAAAATGACATCTCTCAACTTGGTCACAGGCATTAGTCACCAGACTCAACTCCATAAGGATTGTAGGTGGTTGCTAAAGTTAAATCATCTTTCAGAAGGCAGAGATTTGCTACCACCCACAACGATGATGCTGATAAATACTGACctgccgtgtgccaggcactgggcagaGTGCTCTCAGTGTATCCTCACAGCGTGCCTGCATGTCCACAGCTCAGAGCAGTCAAGTAACTTGCCCCTGGTCATGCAGCTGGTGCTTGGTGGAGCCCCACCCCTGACCAAACACCTACTAGGTGCCTGGTATCTCCTTGTGCCATCTCGAGTCCCTATGGGGACTCTGAAAGGCA from Phyllostomus discolor isolate MPI-MPIP mPhyDis1 chromosome 4, mPhyDis1.pri.v3, whole genome shotgun sequence encodes the following:
- the TULP1 gene encoding tubby-related protein 1 isoform X2, which translates into the protein MPLQDDTLREVWASDSGPAEEEGSPEVQRRPRQRPARGPKLRKRADAPEPPCPAGPKPRRPGGRRGAEPGGAPQAGRRGRPRQEPAEAGAPQTVCTKFLRDPAAKKRDPRETFLVAGAPGAEDEDDEEEEEGQEEEEEEEEEKKEKIPLPPKKPPAEKASADRKERRARARGLKGDLGSPVPPPKPLPMKKKVPAGEGAKMRKTKKKGSGEADKDPPVSSARAQKTPAALFLVGDDGPAERALKEKGASTGSEEERKEEEVAAVMTKNSNHKSKSKGKSKKKEERAPSPPVEVGEPREFVLQPAPQGRTVRCRLTRDKKGMDRGLYPSYFLHLDTDKKVFLLAGRKRKRSKTANYLISSDPTNLSRGGENFVGKLRSNLLGNRFTVFDNGQNPHRGGGGGADVGSLRQELAAVIYETNVLGFRGPRRMTVIIPGMNADNERVPIRPRNASDGLLVRWQNKTLESLIELHNKPPVWNEDSGSYTLNFQGRVTQASVKNFQIVHADDPDYIVLQFGRVAEDAFTLDYRYPLCALQAFAIALSSFDGKLACE
- the TULP1 gene encoding tubby-related protein 1 isoform X1; this encodes MPLQDDTLREVWASDSGPAEEEGSPEVQRRPRQRPARGPKLRKRADAPEPPCPAGPKPRRPGGRRGAEPGGAPQAGRRGRPRQEPAEAGAPQTVCTKFLRDPAAKKRDPRETFLVAGAPGAEDEDDEEEEEGQEEEEEEEEEKKEKIPLPPKKPPAEKASADRKERRARARGLKGDLGSPVPPPKPLPMKKKVPAGEGAKMRKTKKKGSGEADKDPPVSSARAQKTPAALFLVGDDGPAERALKEKGASTGSEEERKEEEVAAVMTKNSNHKSKSKGKSKKKVKEERAPSPPVEVGEPREFVLQPAPQGRTVRCRLTRDKKGMDRGLYPSYFLHLDTDKKVFLLAGRKRKRSKTANYLISSDPTNLSRGGENFVGKLRSNLLGNRFTVFDNGQNPHRGGGGGADVGSLRQELAAVIYETNVLGFRGPRRMTVIIPGMNADNERVPIRPRNASDGLLVRWQNKTLESLIELHNKPPVWNEDSGSYTLNFQGRVTQASVKNFQIVHADDPDYIVLQFGRVAEDAFTLDYRYPLCALQAFAIALSSFDGKLACE